The Hahella sp. HNIBRBA332 genome window below encodes:
- a CDS encoding vWA domain-containing protein — protein sequence MNHASRPNQISSTLSVGYRGRPSYRKTLLATAMLACCGFSGWAWSTEIQSDNAQPVTQAATKPAIAPRIQLAILLDTSSSMDGLINQTRNQLWKMVDEFSKAKKNGVTPILEVAVYEYGNDGLSSQNGYIRQVTGLTRELDRVSEALFSLTTNGGDEFCGYVINASVKELQWSQSSNDIRAIFIAGNEPFTQGPVSFREAIAQAKQKDITVNTIFAGAYNEGGESGWRQGAQLAGGNYMSIDQDQKIAQIEAPQDKEIAALNAKLNETYVPYGAGGAAASKRQYEQDANSQNVSLGLLAQRAKSKASVAYDNSSWDLVDAYEAGDVALEEVAPEALPEPMVSMSKKEKEEYIETKKTERKALQDKIKALSDEREVYIAEENRKAAKSDANTVDEALISAIRKQGEQKAFEFK from the coding sequence ATGAACCATGCATCCCGTCCTAATCAGATCTCATCAACACTTTCTGTAGGCTATCGTGGCCGTCCGTCATACCGTAAAACCCTACTGGCGACGGCGATGCTTGCCTGCTGTGGCTTTTCCGGATGGGCATGGAGCACGGAAATCCAGTCTGATAACGCCCAACCCGTTACGCAGGCAGCAACCAAACCGGCAATCGCCCCGCGTATTCAATTGGCTATTTTGCTGGATACGAGCAGCAGCATGGACGGCCTGATCAATCAGACGCGCAATCAGCTGTGGAAGATGGTGGATGAGTTCTCCAAGGCCAAGAAAAATGGCGTCACGCCAATACTGGAAGTGGCGGTGTACGAATACGGCAACGATGGGCTTTCTTCCCAAAACGGCTACATTCGCCAGGTCACCGGGCTGACCAGAGAACTGGACCGCGTGTCGGAGGCATTGTTTTCTCTCACTACCAATGGCGGCGACGAGTTCTGTGGTTATGTGATCAACGCCTCTGTGAAAGAGCTGCAATGGAGTCAATCATCCAATGATATCCGCGCCATCTTTATCGCAGGCAACGAACCTTTCACGCAAGGCCCGGTTTCCTTCAGGGAGGCGATTGCTCAAGCCAAACAGAAAGATATCACCGTCAATACTATTTTCGCTGGCGCCTATAACGAAGGCGGCGAAAGCGGTTGGAGGCAGGGCGCGCAGCTGGCGGGCGGCAATTACATGAGCATCGATCAGGATCAAAAGATAGCCCAAATTGAGGCGCCTCAAGATAAAGAAATCGCCGCTTTGAACGCCAAGTTGAATGAGACCTATGTGCCCTATGGCGCGGGGGGCGCGGCTGCGTCCAAGCGTCAATACGAGCAGGATGCGAATAGCCAGAATGTCTCACTCGGATTGCTGGCGCAAAGAGCCAAGTCCAAAGCTTCCGTTGCCTACGATAACTCAAGCTGGGATTTAGTGGACGCCTACGAAGCCGGGGATGTGGCATTGGAGGAAGTGGCTCCGGAAGCATTGCCGGAGCCCATGGTAAGCATGAGTAAAAAGGAAAAAGAAGAGTATATAGAAACGAAAAAAACAGAGCGCAAGGCGTTGCAGGACAAAATTAAAGCCTTGAGCGACGAGAGAGAGGTTTATATTGCTGAGGAGAATCGCAAGGCGGCTAAATCAGACGCTAATACGGTGGATGAAGCGCTGATCTCCGCGATCCGTAAACAAGGCGAGCAAAAAGCTTTCGAATTCAAATAG
- a CDS encoding autotransporter domain-containing protein → MQRNKLPLYFLAGAAMAPLANATPVANDDSATTKMNESVVIHVLANDTTDRDAPLRLVRFDNRASHGSVSRDEGSTLRYTPDPGFVGTDTFYYTMDDGDYDDYGDYGDYGDDCDTPTVVDEEETMLSRCVDEPATRPQARNIESTALVTVTVTGPSSLTVHTEGENDRRVSSVLDAICSTASVESEGEEGKLAQRCSALYTLAEEDSSKVDAIINQLAPEETLSLLRVASETSQAHTSRIFKRMSSLRQDNDNIQVTVNGRTWGEQVMTGGAAGDAQTSPFGVFLSLHRESVEHDRTDRESAYEYDNDGFTLGSDYRVSQNLLVGAALGWGQNDLSFSESGGGVDADAYNLTGYGSYYIGNFGLDMQVGYGAGDYNTKRRINYTESGSEFSATAKGETDSKQLNLALQASVMFNSGALSVQPFLRLNYSNTEIDSFDESGGEGWSVHVGEQNLDQMTTSAGFEATYPVSYNWGVLQPSFQASAVSESSTNFGPVKFHFIGDSDATKFELSPDGEDSLYYIFNLGAVAVMKNGVSAFIDYQQNVSYDNSSAYQINTGLRYEL, encoded by the coding sequence ATGCAACGGAACAAATTGCCCCTGTATTTTCTTGCGGGCGCTGCAATGGCGCCCTTGGCGAATGCTACGCCCGTAGCTAACGATGACTCCGCCACTACCAAAATGAATGAGAGCGTAGTCATTCACGTACTCGCAAATGATACAACTGATCGCGACGCCCCTCTTAGATTAGTAAGATTTGATAATCGCGCCTCCCATGGCTCTGTCTCTAGAGATGAAGGCTCCACACTTAGGTATACGCCAGATCCTGGTTTCGTAGGCACTGACACTTTTTACTACACTATGGACGATGGTGATTACGACGATTACGGAGATTATGGGGACTACGGCGACGACTGCGACACCCCTACAGTGGTAGACGAGGAAGAGACCATGCTCTCCAGATGCGTCGATGAGCCTGCTACGCGCCCCCAAGCACGAAATATCGAAAGTACAGCTTTAGTCACTGTTACTGTCACTGGACCATCGAGCCTCACAGTGCACACCGAAGGCGAAAACGACCGCCGCGTATCAAGCGTGCTTGATGCAATCTGTAGCACCGCTTCTGTTGAGTCTGAAGGCGAAGAAGGTAAACTCGCACAGCGCTGTTCGGCTCTATACACACTAGCGGAAGAAGATTCCAGCAAAGTAGACGCCATCATCAATCAACTGGCGCCAGAAGAAACCCTTTCTCTGTTGCGCGTCGCGTCTGAAACCTCTCAAGCGCACACTAGCCGTATATTCAAACGCATGTCTTCTTTGCGTCAGGATAACGATAATATTCAAGTAACCGTCAACGGCCGCACCTGGGGCGAGCAGGTCATGACTGGCGGAGCCGCTGGCGACGCCCAGACTTCTCCTTTCGGCGTGTTCCTGAGCTTGCACCGCGAATCAGTAGAGCACGACAGAACCGACCGTGAGTCTGCATACGAATATGACAACGACGGATTTACTCTGGGCTCTGATTACCGCGTCAGCCAGAACCTGTTAGTCGGCGCTGCGCTGGGATGGGGACAGAACGACCTGTCTTTCTCTGAAAGCGGCGGCGGTGTGGATGCAGACGCCTACAATCTGACCGGTTACGGTTCTTACTACATCGGCAATTTCGGTCTGGATATGCAGGTGGGCTACGGTGCAGGCGACTACAACACCAAGCGTCGCATTAACTATACCGAATCCGGTTCTGAGTTTTCCGCCACAGCAAAAGGCGAAACTGACAGCAAGCAGTTGAATCTCGCGCTGCAAGCTAGCGTTATGTTCAACAGCGGCGCGTTGTCCGTACAGCCTTTCCTGCGTCTGAACTACTCTAATACGGAAATCGACAGCTTTGACGAAAGCGGCGGCGAAGGTTGGTCTGTGCATGTCGGCGAGCAAAACCTCGACCAGATGACAACCAGCGCCGGCTTTGAAGCCACCTATCCCGTCAGCTATAACTGGGGGGTGTTGCAGCCTAGCTTCCAGGCCTCTGCAGTCAGTGAATCCAGCACCAACTTCGGCCCGGTCAAGTTCCATTTTATTGGCGACTCTGACGCCACCAAGTTTGAGCTGAGTCCAGATGGCGAAGACAGCCTGTACTACATCTTTAACCTGGGCGCAGTCGCTGTCATGAAAAATGGCGTTTCAGCATTTATCGATTACCAGCAGAACGTCAGCTATGACAATAGCAGCGCCTACCAGATCAACACAGGTCTGCGTTACGAGCTGTAA